The nucleotide sequence ATGGTGTTCCTGAAAATAAAGTTTTAATTTCTGAAAAAGATTCAGGCTACATTGATTGCTTGCAAGTTCGAAGCAGTTATTCTGAAGGAAAACGCATGGTTGAATGTTTGTGTGCCTCTTATGCTTCAGAATATAACGTACCAGTAAAAGTGGCTAGATTAAGCCAAACTTTTGGCGCAGGCGTTGATTATTCAGATAATCGTGTGTTTGCTCAATTTGCAAGAAGTGTCATTGAAGGCCATGATATTGTTTTAAAAACAAAAGGTGAAACGCTTCGAAATTATTGCTACACAGCAGATGCCGTTTGTGCTTTGCTTATCATTTTAGCAAAAGGAAATGTGGGCGAAGCATACAATGTGGCAAATGATTCTACAGCGATTTCAATTGCCGACATGGCAAAATTTGTATGTGAAAATTTTTCAGAAAATAAAAGTAATGTTGTGTTTGATATTGCAGAAGATGCGATGAAATTAGGCTATAATCCAGTTGTTAAAATTTGCCTTGATACAAACAAATTAGAATCTTTGGGTTATAAACCTAAATACAGCTTAATGCAAATGTTTGACCGCTTAATCAAAAGTATGAAGTTAAAAAAGAAATAACCCTTCTTTTACCTTTTGATATATTTCGTATTTCGTCCTTTTCCAATCGTTGTAATCACGCCACTTTTAACCATTTTTCCTAAAATCGATTCTACTGTTGTAGCACTAACATCGGGTAAAATTTTTAAAATCTCCGCTTTAGAAATCGGCAAAAGAGAATTTAAAATAGTCGCTTCGATTCTTGCAGATTTTGTGATTTTTTTTGAATTGATCACTGCAAAACGTTTGTCTAATTCTTGATAACAAATGTATAATGTCATGAGAAAATTTTTGATGAATGGAACATAATCGTTTTGATTTTCATGCCAATTTTTAGAAGAATCTTTTAAAGATTTATAATACCAATTTTTATGGCTCTTCATCAACATGTGTGGGTGGCTTCGCCACCCTTTTTTTGTTGACTTTCGCCTAAATCAAACAAAAAAAATGGGCTATTTTCTAAAATTT is from Hallerella porci and encodes:
- a CDS encoding NAD-dependent epimerase/dehydratase family protein yields the protein MESLHDLYVQEDVEQIALSNEIPWDFYSNKTVLITGSTGLIGSILVFALACRNRMFNQNIKIKALVRNLEKAKALFSEILNSKNFEIVVADINSNLDKVGPIDFIIHTASMTSSKDFVERPIETIATAIYGTQNVLNLARSQNVQGMLYLSSLEVYGVPENKVLISEKDSGYIDCLQVRSSYSEGKRMVECLCASYASEYNVPVKVARLSQTFGAGVDYSDNRVFAQFARSVIEGHDIVLKTKGETLRNYCYTADAVCALLIILAKGNVGEAYNVANDSTAISIADMAKFVCENFSENKSNVVFDIAEDAMKLGYNPVVKICLDTNKLESLGYKPKYSLMQMFDRLIKSMKLKKK